Part of the Xanthomonas sp. SI genome is shown below.
CGGTCTTGGCCTCGAGCGCGAGCGTCTCGTGATCGGCGCTGCCCCAGATCACCAGGTCGCCGCCTTCCCAATAGCCCGGCGAGCCGTGCTGCAGCTTCTCGACCTGATGTTCCCAGACCTTCTCGCCGGTGCCCATGTCGTAGGCGGCCAGGCTGCCCTGCGCCCAGGGGCGGACGTACTCGATGCCGACATACAGCAGGTTGTGCTGCGGCAGCAGCAGCGGCGAGGCGCCGATCCAGTCGCCGTCCGGATGCGTCCAGATCTCCTCGCCGCTTTCCGCGTCCAGGCAATAGACGGTGCCGTTGTAGGCGCCGAAGTACAGGCGCCCGTCGTGATAGGCGGGGCACGACCAGATGCCTTTCTTGGTGTAGGCCGCGCCGGTGACCTGGTATTCCCACAGCAGTCCGCCGGTCTCGGCGGAGAACGCCTGCATCTTCGCCGCGTCGCAGCCGCGGAAGATGGTGTCGCCGACCAGCAGCGGCGCGGACTTGGGGACCACGTGATAGGCGAAGCCGCCCGGCGTCGCGGTTCGCCACAGCTCGCGGTAGCCCTGCGTGGGGTGCGGCGTGCTGTGGTCCGGCGGAAGGTCGAAGTCCTTCAGGGTGAACAGCGATTGCACGGCGATGCCGTGGGTCTTGCGCCATTGCATGCCGGCCTTGGACAGGAAGTCGACCACCACGAACACCTCGGCAAGCGGGTGGCCGGCCATGGCGACGACCGCGCGCGCCTTCTCGGCGCTATTGCCGGAGTTGAGCGAGTCGTCGACCAGAACGATCGGCAGATCCAGCACCTCGCCTTCGATCGCATTGCCCAGGCCGGTGGTCTTGCGGTCCTTGCGGATGATGAAGCCGTTGACCGCGCCACGCTCCTTCGGCGCGGTCAGCAGCAGCGCGGTGAGCAGCGGGATCGCCGCCGTCTCCAGGCCGCCGAGCTGGAACGGTGCGCGCGCGGCGTTGCGTTCCCAGAACGCGTGGGCGATCTGCTCGAGCGCCTCGCGCTGCATGAACACCCGGCGCAGGTCGAACAGCCAGGTGTAGGCGCCGCCCTTCTTGGTGATCAGCGGAATGTTCTCGGCCGCGGTATGCAGGCCGATGGTCTGGATGATGTCCCGGATCGATTGCATGGTCATCGTGTGCTCTGCGCGGAGGGTCGGGGTGGTCATGGGGACGCCGCCGCGTCCAGCGTCTTGAGGTAGGCATCGACCGGCGGTCCCCAGATCTCGGAGCCGCGGCGGCCGAAGAACAGGTGGTGTCCGTCGTCGCCGTAAGCGGTGGGCGCGACCAGTTCGGCGCGGCCGCCGGCCTGCACGAAGCTGCGATGCAGCGCGGCGGCCAGCGCCGGGTCGAAGAAGCTGTCGTTGCCGGTGTAGATCCACAGCATCGGCGTGCTCGCGCTGGTGCCGAAGCGGCCTGCCGCCTCGATCAGTTTTTCCGGCGCGCAATTGCTGTTGGCGCGGTCGTGGAAGTGGCCGCCACGGCCGCCGGCCATGTTGACGAAGCCCGCGACGTTCGGATGCGGCATGCTGTCGTAGGCCAGCGTGCCCCAGCCGCCGGCCGACTGGCCGACGACGACGGCGCCGCCAGGGGCGATGCCGGGCAGGGCGGTGACGAAATCCACGATCGTCTTGAGCTGCCGCGCCGTCTCCAGGCCGGCCTTGGCGTAGTCGGCGCGGTCGCAGCCGTCGTAGCCGTCGTAGCCCTCGGTCCAAGGGCCGCCGGTGACGCCGTAGCCCAGCCGCAGCACCAGCGCGACCGCGTAGTGCCGGTGCAGGAACCATTGCGCGGATTCGCCGCTGCAGCTCTCCAGCGTCATGCCCGGCCGCTCCGCCGCTTTCGCCGGCGAGCCGTGCGCGATCACCACCAGCCGTGGGCGCTGCACGCCTTCGGGACGGCACAGGCGCCCTTGCAGCGTCCAGGGATGTCCGCTGTCGTCGGCGATCGGGATCCGCAACGGTTCGCCCAAGTCGCCGCGGCCGCGGCCGAAGGCGTCTGCCGCAGCCGCGTGCGGCGCCAGGGCGAAGGCCAGGAGCGCCGCCGCGAACGCGCTGCGTGGCAGGGTGGTCTGCATCGGAAGTCGTCTCTCGCTGGGCCGGTCTAGCGGCGGATGCGCCGCATGTGCAACGCGAGGGTGGTGCACAGCGTCGGGCAATCGCGCGCCGGCGCGCGCGACGCGCGCACGATGGTCCCGTCGAACAGCACCAGTCGGCCGGGACGCGGGCGGATCGAGATGCACTCGCGCGCGGCGTCGTAGAACACCGTTTCGCCGGCCCAGCCGTCCTTCCACTCGGTGCTGGTGTAGAGCAGGGCGACCCGCTCCTGGTCGGACGGCTTGGCGTAGTGATGCGCGGCGCCGTCCTGTCCATGCGTGTGGCCGCTGACGTAGGCGCGGACCAGGCCGTAGTCGGGCGCCAGTTCTTCGCGGATGTGCCGCCACACGTCGTTGAGCGATTCCAGCCCCGGCGTGGCGTTGAGCACGTCGTCGTGGATGGCCCGGTCCTGCGCGTTGCGGCTGCCGCACAGGTGGATGTGCCAGGACGGATGCGCGTCGCCGAGCAGGCCCGGATAAACGCCGTATGCCCAGCCGCCGCGACCACTGGCCAGCTCCGGCAGATGCTGCACGTCGACGAAGTTGTTGACGACCTTCAGGGATGACGCTTCCGATGACGACACGGCGTTACCTCATGGTTTCGGAGAGGGCGAAAAGAGCGGGGATGGGCAAACGCCTGATGTTTTCGGCGGAGGTTGCGGCGCCACGTCGCTGCCGATGCCGGGCCGCGGCGCCGACGATGCAAGCCAAGAGCCGACCTGGCCTCATGGTGCGTCTCCGACGGACGACGTCGCTGCGACGGGAGCCGCGTGGCGCGGCGGGGAACGCATCATGGCCGCCCCTTCGCACAACTCGATGACGCGGTCCGCATGCGCGATGGTTTCCGGCCGGTGCGCAATGACGATGCGGGTGATGTTCAGCGCCTTGATGGCGTGGTTGAGTCGCCGTTCCAGGGCGACATCCAGATGGCTGGTGGCTTCGTCCAGTACCAGGATCTGCGGGCGGCGATACAGCGCGCGGGCCAGGAACAGGCGCTGCTGCTGTCCGCCGGAGAGCGAAGAGCCCATGTCGCCGACCAGGCTGTGATAGCCCATCGGCATGGCCACGATGTCTTCGTGCACGCCGGCCAGGCGCGCCGCGTCCTCGATGTCCTGCGGCGTGGCGAGGGCGTCGAACAGGCTGATGTTCTCGGCGATCGAACCGGTGAACAGGTGATCGTCCTGCATGACGCTGGCGGTCATCGACCGATAGCGCGACTTGCCGAGCCGGCGCAGGTCGATGCCGCCGATCTCGATCGATCCCTGCTGCGGATCGAGCAGGCCGAGCAGCAGCCGGATCAAGGTGCTCTTGCCGCATCCGGACGGGCCGACGATGGCCACCGATTCGCCCGGCCGCACCTCGAAGCTGCACTCGCGCAGGATCCACGGCTCGCCGTCGGCATAGCGAAAGCCGACCTTGTTGAACGCCACGCCGGGTGCCGGCAGCGGGCCGACGTGCTCGCTGCTGGCGTAGGCTTCCGGCGCGGTCAGCACGATGTCGGCCAGGCGCTCGGCCTGCAGGCGCAACATGCGCAGTTCGATCGCGTAATCGATCAGGCTGGCGACGCGGCTGCTGAACTGGTCGCCGTAGGCGACGAACGCGGTCAGCATGCCGACGGTGAACTGGCCCTTCAGCCCCAGCCACGCGCCCAGCCACAGCACGCCCAGCCGTTGCGCGCCGGTGGCCAGGCCCTGCAGCGCGGTGAACAGCATGTCCAGGCGCTGCACCGCGATCGAGGTGTTGAGCGTATCGGCCGCCGCATTGAGGTAGCGCCCGGTCTGTTCGGCTTCCTGGTTGTGCAGGCGGATCGTCTGCACCCCGCGCACCGCTTCCAGGAAGCGGCTGTGCTGTTTCGCGGTCACCGTGATCTGGCTGAGGTTGGCTTCGCGGTAGATGCGGAAATACAGCAGCCGCAGGCCCGCATACAGGGCCACCGCACCCAGCACGATGGCCGACAGCAGCGGGCTGTAGGCGAACAGCACGACCAGGGTGATGCTGGCCATGAGCCCGTCGAGCAGGATCTCGACGAAGCGCGTGGTCAGGGTCTGCTGGATCGCGTCGATTGCGCCGAAGCGCGACACGATGTCGCCGAGGTGGCGCGCGCCGAAGTAGGCGTGCGGCAGCCGCATCAGGTGCTGGAACACGTTGCCGGTCCAGCCCAGGTTGAAGTGGGTGCTGAGCCACATCACCGTCCAGCTGCGCAACGCGGAGACCAGCGTTTCCAGCACGATCAGCAGGGCGAAGCTGAGCCCGAGGAAGGTCAGCAGGTCGTGGTCGCCGTCGGCGATGACCTGGTCCACCACCAGTTGCATGAACAACGGCGCGAGCAGGGCGAACAGTTCCAGCACCAGCGCCAGGCCGAAGATCTGCGCGAGCCCGCGGCCCAGGCCGCGGATCGAGCCGGCGAGCGAGCGCAGCGAGACCGGCGGCGCCTCGCGCTGGCGCTGGAACGTGGGGCCTTTCGAAAACTCGATGGCTACGCCGGTGAAATGCCGCGCGACCTCGGCCAGCGGCAGGATACGCACGCCCACCGCCGGATCGTGCAGGGTGATCTTGTTCCTGCCGACCTCGTGCAGCACCACGAAATGGTCGAGGTCCCAATGCAGCACGCACGGCGTCTGCAACTGGCCGAGTTCGTCCATCTCCAGCCGCAGCGGCCGGCATTGCAGCCCCAGCGCATGCGCGACCTCGATCAGGCGCCGCGCGGTCATGCCTTTCAGCGACAGGGTGAAACGCCGGCGCAGCGCAGCCAGGTCGGTGTGGTG
Proteins encoded:
- a CDS encoding PQQ-binding-like beta-propeller repeat protein produces the protein MQSIRDIIQTIGLHTAAENIPLITKKGGAYTWLFDLRRVFMQREALEQIAHAFWERNAARAPFQLGGLETAAIPLLTALLLTAPKERGAVNGFIIRKDRKTTGLGNAIEGEVLDLPIVLVDDSLNSGNSAEKARAVVAMAGHPLAEVFVVVDFLSKAGMQWRKTHGIAVQSLFTLKDFDLPPDHSTPHPTQGYRELWRTATPGGFAYHVVPKSAPLLVGDTIFRGCDAAKMQAFSAETGGLLWEYQVTGAAYTKKGIWSCPAYHDGRLYFGAYNGTVYCLDAESGEEIWTHPDGDWIGASPLLLPQHNLLYVGIEYVRPWAQGSLAAYDMGTGEKVWEHQVEKLQHGSPGYWEGGDLVIWGSADHETLALEAKTGRIVWRFPTRRSVKYAPAVDEQRRLTAFASFDKSIYVLDVATGEKRGEWQTDEICYTTPLFAGNKLFCGSGDRHLYVIDVDTMQLLKKINLRARVYASPKRVGNRVIVGSNGGRVVEIDIDTLETKGVLQLPDAVTNGVAVSPDGRRIFVSTYMNHLYAFERLREAGESAAGHALAASS
- a CDS encoding 2OG-Fe(II) oxygenase, which codes for MSSSEASSLKVVNNFVDVQHLPELASGRGGWAYGVYPGLLGDAHPSWHIHLCGSRNAQDRAIHDDVLNATPGLESLNDVWRHIREELAPDYGLVRAYVSGHTHGQDGAAHHYAKPSDQERVALLYTSTEWKDGWAGETVFYDAARECISIRPRPGRLVLFDGTIVRASRAPARDCPTLCTTLALHMRRIRR
- a CDS encoding peptidase domain-containing ABC transporter encodes the protein MSLRAEDRSANDDSVHAARAQGTPRLRFWRSRGLPNVLQSEAAECGLACLAMIAGYHGHHTDLAALRRRFTLSLKGMTARRLIEVAHALGLQCRPLRLEMDELGQLQTPCVLHWDLDHFVVLHEVGRNKITLHDPAVGVRILPLAEVARHFTGVAIEFSKGPTFQRQREAPPVSLRSLAGSIRGLGRGLAQIFGLALVLELFALLAPLFMQLVVDQVIADGDHDLLTFLGLSFALLIVLETLVSALRSWTVMWLSTHFNLGWTGNVFQHLMRLPHAYFGARHLGDIVSRFGAIDAIQQTLTTRFVEILLDGLMASITLVVLFAYSPLLSAIVLGAVALYAGLRLLYFRIYREANLSQITVTAKQHSRFLEAVRGVQTIRLHNQEAEQTGRYLNAAADTLNTSIAVQRLDMLFTALQGLATGAQRLGVLWLGAWLGLKGQFTVGMLTAFVAYGDQFSSRVASLIDYAIELRMLRLQAERLADIVLTAPEAYASSEHVGPLPAPGVAFNKVGFRYADGEPWILRECSFEVRPGESVAIVGPSGCGKSTLIRLLLGLLDPQQGSIEIGGIDLRRLGKSRYRSMTASVMQDDHLFTGSIAENISLFDALATPQDIEDAARLAGVHEDIVAMPMGYHSLVGDMGSSLSGGQQQRLFLARALYRRPQILVLDEATSHLDVALERRLNHAIKALNITRIVIAHRPETIAHADRVIELCEGAAMMRSPPRHAAPVAATSSVGDAP